One segment of Phragmites australis chromosome 13, lpPhrAust1.1, whole genome shotgun sequence DNA contains the following:
- the LOC133889466 gene encoding putative UPF0496 protein 2 gives MPVRTLESLSIEEEYNNTLRTQSNARFLSNKQQSEEEMEALLETQQDLIPPVLQNVMMHRRTPSEIELALAGYFDASAEASEMCRQLLRNIKSTQSNYQSMDSFLASMSDSTASTSASAPLALKPSFAFRSNPFGATTRSNFRQIHGKYSSILQSIKSSHRKVARKLKIVKAVKKLGRTCLVVACGAAAAAAIGAAAHLLFFGLLVGSAAAGLCPIALKRRLVTAERTKKKRSSKTRSLMRLREQLDTAAKGTYVLGRDFDTVSHLVARLSDGIERENAMARRCAERAGDRSSVHEMVSELRRSCSSSRRLAEELEEHVCLCLATIHRARVLVIQEISKQE, from the coding sequence ATGCCGGTGCGTACGCTAGAATCCCTGAGCATAGAGGAAGAGTACAACAACACACTGCGGACGCAATCCAACGCGCGCTTCCTATCAAACAAACAGCAATCTGAGGAAGAAATGGAGGCGCTTCTTGAGACTCAGCAGGATCTCATCCCTCCGGTGCTTCAGAACGTGATGATGCACCGAAGAACTCCTTCAGAGATTGAGCTGGCATTGGCGGGTTACTTCGACGCCAGCGCCGAAGCCTCGGAGATGTGCCGGCAGCTGCTCAGGAACatcaagagcacccaaagcaaCTACCAATCGATGGACAGCTTCCTTGCAAGCATGTCAGACAGTACGGCCAGCACTAGTGCCAGTGCTCCCCTTGCTCTCAAACCATCATTCGCTTTCAGAAGCAACCCTTTCGGCGCCACGACACGAAGCAACTTCAGGCAGATCCACGGCAAGTACTCCTCCATACTCCAGAGCATCAAGTCCAGCCACAGGAAGGTGGCGAGGAAGCTCAAGATCGTGAAGGCCGTCAAGAAGCTCGGGAGGACGTGCCTCGTCGTGGCCTgcggcgcggccgcggcggccgccatTGGCGCGGCGGCGCACCTCCTGTTCTTCGGCCTCCTGGTCGGGTCGGCGGCCGCGGGGCTCTGCCCAATCGCGCTTAAGAGGCGGCTGGTCACGGCGGAGAGGACGAAGAAGAAGCGGTCCAGCAAGACCAGGTCACTGATGCGGCTTCGGGAGCAGCTCGACACCGCGGCGAAGGGGACGTACGTCCTTGGCAGGGACTTCGACACGGTGAGCCACCTCGTGGCGCGGCTCTCTGACGGCATCGAGCGGGAGAACGCCATGGCGAGGCGGTGCGCGGAAAGGGCGGGCGATAGGAGCTCGGTGCATGAGATGGTGAGCGAGCTGAGGAGAAGCTGCTCGAGCTCGAGGAGGCTCGCCGAGGAGCTGGAAGAGCACGTGTGCCTTTGCCTTGCCACCATACATAGGGCTAGAGTTTTGGTGATCCAAGAGATCTCCAAGCAAGAATGA
- the LOC133887636 gene encoding abscisic stress-ripening protein 3-like yields MAEEKHHHHLFHHRKEEESSGVVDYEKKEKHHKHMEQLGELGAIAAGAYALHEKHKAKKDPENAHGHRIKEEVAAVAAVGSAGFAFHEHHEKKDAKKHGEH; encoded by the exons ATGGCCGAGGAGAAGCACCACCACCACTTGTTCCACCACCGCAAGGAAGAGGAGAGCTCCGGCGTGGTCGACTacgagaagaaggagaagcaccacaagcaCATGGAGCAGCTCGGCGAGCTCGGCGCCATTGCCGCCGGTGCATATGCTCTG CATGAGAAGCACAAGGCCAAGAAGGATCCCGAGAACGCGCACGGCCACCGGATCAAGGAGGaggtcgccgccgtcgccgcagTGGGCTCCGCCGGGTTCGCCTTCCACGAGCACCACGAGAAGAAGGACGCCAAGAAGCACGGCGAGCACTGA
- the LOC133889311 gene encoding U-box domain-containing protein 35-like: MILDGTDVSKAIVDFVVSKNIDKLVLGAASRNAFTRTIRKLDAPTCVTKSAPNFCSVHVIAKGKLSSFRPATHANVNDTGKEDLKHDRSGNRWPGVKSEPTPMLHNEG, translated from the exons ATGATTCTCGATGGAACAGATGTGTCGAAAGCTATTGTAGATTTTGTTGTGAGCAAAAATATCGACAAGTTAGTACTGGGAGCAGCATCCAGGAATGCTTTTACAAG AACAATAAGGAAATTGGATGCGCCAACATGTGTTACAAAATCCGCACCAAACTTCTGTTCAGTACATGTGATAGCAAAAGGAAAACTGTCTTCTTTCAGGCCTGCCACTCATGCAAATGTAAATGATACCGGCAAAGAAGATTTGAAACATGATCGTAGTGGGAACCGATGGCCAGGTGTAAAAA GTGAACCAACACCCATGTTACATAATGAAGGATAG